In one Candidatus Eisenbacteria bacterium genomic region, the following are encoded:
- a CDS encoding DUF1211 domain-containing protein, producing the protein MTRGRLEAFSDGVVAIIITIMVLELKVPHEPSFRALLPMWPVFLSYVLSYVMVGIYWNNHHHLLHVVQHVNGRVLWANLHLLFWLSLLPFVTAWMGETGFGAVPAFAYGVVLLMAAIAYYLLVRALLALHGSETALARAIGGDFKGRISVVMYLTALATTFFVPGLALALYAAVAVVWLVPDRRIEDTLKP; encoded by the coding sequence GTGACCCGAGGGCGTCTGGAAGCCTTCAGCGACGGTGTCGTCGCCATCATCATCACCATCATGGTGCTGGAGCTGAAGGTTCCGCACGAGCCCAGCTTCAGGGCCCTGCTGCCGATGTGGCCGGTGTTCCTCAGCTACGTCCTGAGCTACGTGATGGTCGGGATCTACTGGAACAACCACCATCACCTGCTGCACGTGGTGCAGCACGTGAACGGCCGGGTGCTGTGGGCGAACCTCCACCTGCTGTTCTGGCTGTCGCTGCTGCCGTTCGTGACGGCGTGGATGGGCGAGACCGGTTTCGGCGCCGTGCCGGCGTTCGCCTACGGCGTCGTGCTGCTGATGGCGGCGATCGCCTACTACCTGCTGGTGCGCGCGCTGCTGGCGCTGCACGGCTCCGAGACGGCGCTGGCGCGCGCCATCGGCGGCGACTTCAAGGGCAGGATCTCGGTCGTGATGTACCTGACCGCCCTCGCGACCACGTTCTTCGTGCCCGGCCTGGCGCTCGCCCTGTACGCGGCGGTCGCGGTCGTCTGGCTGGTTCCCGATCGCCGCATCGAGGACACGCTGAAGCCCTGA
- the serS gene encoding serine--tRNA ligase, giving the protein MHDLKFLRANRDKVEAGIALKGMTVDLGRFYQLEERRLALLHETEQLKAKRNAASEEIAGLKKSGGDASAQIAEMRAVGERVKELDAELRTLEEESTTLAGWIPQLPHASVPPGRDAAQNQLVRTWGEVPKFDFEPKPHWDLATNLGLLDFDRASKISGSGFLLFTGLGARLERALIAFMLDLHTTRHGYREYSPPHVVRRAALYGTGQLPKLEGDMYHIGEDDLFLNPTAEVPVTNIWRDEILEPGTVPMRATAYCASYRREAGAAGRDTRGMVRVHQFDKVELVRIVPPETSYDEHESLARDVADVFEALELPYRVVLLCSGDMSFAAAKCYDFEVWSPGTGAWLECSSCSNFEDFQSRRMGMRFRREAGAKVEYPHTLNASGVALPRTFATLLENHQRADGSVAIPKALRPYLGGLEELRPANA; this is encoded by the coding sequence ATGCACGACTTGAAATTCCTGCGCGCCAACCGCGACAAGGTCGAGGCCGGCATCGCCCTGAAGGGCATGACGGTGGACCTCGGCCGCTTCTATCAGCTCGAGGAACGGCGGCTCGCGCTGCTGCACGAGACCGAGCAGCTCAAGGCGAAGCGCAACGCCGCGAGCGAGGAGATCGCCGGGCTCAAGAAGTCCGGCGGGGACGCTTCGGCGCAGATCGCCGAGATGCGCGCGGTCGGCGAGCGCGTCAAGGAGCTCGACGCCGAGCTGCGCACGCTCGAGGAGGAAAGCACGACGCTCGCGGGCTGGATCCCGCAACTGCCGCACGCGAGCGTGCCGCCCGGCCGCGACGCGGCGCAGAACCAGCTCGTGCGCACCTGGGGCGAGGTGCCGAAGTTCGACTTCGAGCCGAAGCCCCACTGGGACCTGGCCACGAACCTCGGGCTCCTCGACTTCGACCGCGCGAGCAAGATCTCGGGCTCGGGATTCCTGCTCTTCACCGGCCTCGGCGCGCGCCTCGAGCGGGCGCTCATCGCCTTCATGCTCGACCTGCACACCACCCGGCACGGCTACCGCGAGTACTCGCCGCCGCACGTCGTGCGCCGCGCCGCGCTGTACGGCACCGGGCAGCTGCCCAAGCTGGAAGGCGACATGTATCACATCGGCGAGGACGACCTGTTCCTCAACCCGACGGCGGAAGTGCCGGTCACGAACATCTGGCGCGACGAAATCCTCGAGCCCGGCACGGTGCCGATGCGCGCGACCGCGTACTGCGCTTCGTACCGCCGCGAGGCGGGTGCCGCCGGCCGCGACACGCGCGGCATGGTGCGCGTGCACCAGTTCGACAAGGTCGAGCTGGTCCGGATCGTGCCGCCCGAGACGAGCTACGACGAGCACGAATCGCTGGCGCGCGACGTGGCCGACGTCTTCGAGGCGCTCGAGCTGCCCTACCGGGTCGTGCTGCTGTGCAGCGGCGACATGAGCTTCGCCGCCGCGAAGTGCTACGACTTCGAGGTCTGGTCGCCCGGCACCGGCGCCTGGCTGGAATGTTCCTCGTGCTCGAACTTCGAGGATTTCCAGTCGCGCCGCATGGGCATGCGCTTCCGCCGGGAGGCCGGGGCGAAGGTCGAGTACCCGCACACGCTCAACGCGTCGGGCGTCGCGCTGCCGCGCACGTTCGCGACGCTGCTCGAGAACCACCAGCGCGCCGACGGGTCGGTGGCGATCCCGAAGGCTCTGCGTCCGTACCTCGGCGGCCTCGAGGAACTGAGGCCGGCGAACGCCTGA
- a CDS encoding HAMP domain-containing histidine kinase: MEQPDAPGPLRGTLLLRTGLFVGGGLLVAAVFLFTNQMVGRLSAQVSTTSGVLARLCAQASFPATDNPQIRAIFTDVIANIDFPIVITDTTGLPRAWREVGVDPALVPSESLDSLTIGLPISPPVSARIRKVSARIPELDRRHAPIPMTEPNTRRVLGMLHYGEPPVLDRLRWMPYLAVGGTGLLLLLGMSGLAGIRAAEKRTIWVGMAKETAHQLGTPLSSLLGWVELLRAHVESAPAGGPATIPRQELGETLDDMERDIERLSRIAQRFSQIGSAPQLQLQDVTPVVREAAAYVRRRLPQRAGGLELRERYGEVPPINLNRELIEWAVENLLINALDAVDKRPAVIEVAVERRAETEEVEITVSDNGRGMTREQQRRAFETGYSTKRRGWGLGLALARRVVQEYHAGRIEIRSSAPGQGTVMVIRFPT, encoded by the coding sequence ATGGAACAGCCGGACGCACCCGGACCGCTGCGCGGCACGCTGCTGCTCAGGACCGGCCTGTTTGTCGGCGGCGGACTGCTCGTGGCGGCGGTCTTCCTGTTCACCAACCAGATGGTGGGGCGGCTGTCGGCGCAGGTCTCGACGACCTCCGGCGTGCTCGCGCGCCTGTGCGCGCAGGCCTCGTTCCCGGCGACCGACAACCCGCAGATCCGCGCGATCTTCACCGATGTCATCGCGAACATCGACTTCCCGATCGTCATCACCGACACGACGGGGCTGCCGCGCGCCTGGCGGGAAGTCGGGGTGGATCCGGCGCTGGTGCCGAGCGAGTCGCTCGACAGCCTGACGATCGGCCTGCCGATTTCGCCGCCCGTCTCGGCGCGCATCCGCAAGGTCAGCGCGCGCATCCCCGAGCTGGACCGGCGCCATGCCCCGATCCCGATGACGGAGCCGAACACCAGACGCGTGCTCGGCATGCTGCACTATGGCGAGCCGCCGGTGCTCGACCGGCTGCGCTGGATGCCGTATCTGGCCGTCGGCGGAACGGGACTGCTGCTGCTGCTCGGCATGTCGGGCCTCGCGGGCATCCGCGCGGCCGAGAAGCGCACGATCTGGGTGGGCATGGCGAAGGAGACGGCGCACCAGCTGGGCACGCCGCTGTCGAGCCTGCTCGGCTGGGTCGAGCTGCTGCGCGCGCACGTCGAGTCGGCGCCGGCGGGCGGACCGGCGACGATTCCCCGCCAGGAGCTGGGCGAGACGCTCGACGACATGGAGCGCGACATCGAGCGGCTCAGCCGGATCGCGCAGCGCTTCAGCCAGATCGGCTCCGCCCCGCAGCTGCAGCTGCAGGACGTGACGCCGGTCGTGCGCGAGGCGGCGGCCTACGTGCGCCGCCGGCTGCCGCAGCGGGCCGGCGGCCTCGAGCTGCGAGAGCGCTACGGCGAGGTTCCGCCCATCAACCTGAACCGCGAGCTCATCGAGTGGGCGGTCGAAAACCTGCTGATCAACGCGCTCGACGCCGTGGACAAGCGGCCGGCGGTGATCGAGGTCGCGGTCGAGCGCCGGGCCGAGACCGAGGAGGTCGAGATCACCGTCAGCGACAACGGCCGCGGCATGACGCGCGAGCAGCAGCGACGGGCGTTCGAGACCGGCTACTCGACGAAGCGCAGGGGCTGGGGGCTGGGACTGGCGCTGGCGCGGCGGGTCGTGCAGGAGTACCACGCGGGCCGCATCGAGATCCGCAGCAGCGCCCCGGGCCAGGGCACCGTGATGGTGATTCGCTTCCCGACCTGA
- a CDS encoding DUF4097 family beta strand repeat protein, giving the protein MRPIVFTAAALAALTLATPAHAAKVRDWNKSWNVSSTPVIRIVTDEARVRVHRGEGGRVVARVHYSVSSWGLTSGPREPKVELEQSGDTVRIVAREQHDWVVFGAIETKFEVDVTVPGDCDLSARSGDGSINCEALQGAIALESGDGAIRATGLRGDVVLMSGDGGIDADSLDGSLLARTGDGRLRVAGRFDRLDLRTGDGRLEATVRAGSQAAEAWNVESGDGSITLRIPRDLSVLLDAGTRDGALRVDLPVTTRGAIRHDTLAGSLNGGSVPLRVRSADGDITLALSP; this is encoded by the coding sequence ATGCGCCCCATCGTGTTCACCGCCGCCGCGCTCGCGGCCCTCACGCTGGCCACCCCGGCCCACGCCGCGAAGGTCCGCGACTGGAACAAGTCCTGGAACGTGTCCAGCACGCCGGTGATTCGCATTGTGACCGACGAGGCCAGGGTCCGCGTCCACCGCGGCGAAGGCGGCAGGGTGGTCGCGCGCGTCCACTACTCGGTCAGCTCCTGGGGCCTGACGAGCGGCCCGCGCGAGCCGAAGGTCGAACTCGAACAGTCGGGGGACACCGTGCGCATCGTGGCGCGCGAGCAGCACGACTGGGTCGTCTTCGGCGCGATCGAAACGAAGTTCGAAGTGGACGTGACCGTCCCCGGGGATTGCGACCTGTCGGCGCGCAGCGGCGACGGCAGCATCAACTGCGAGGCACTGCAGGGCGCGATCGCCCTCGAGTCCGGCGACGGCGCCATCCGCGCGACCGGCCTGCGCGGCGACGTCGTGCTCATGAGCGGCGACGGCGGCATTGACGCCGACAGCCTCGACGGCTCACTCCTCGCGCGCACCGGCGACGGCCGGCTGCGCGTCGCGGGGCGCTTCGACCGGCTCGACCTGCGGACCGGCGACGGCCGCCTCGAGGCCACCGTTCGCGCCGGCTCGCAGGCGGCCGAAGCCTGGAACGTCGAGAGCGGCGACGGTTCGATCACGCTGCGGATTCCGCGTGACCTGAGCGTCCTGCTCGACGCCGGCACCCGGGACGGCGCGTTGCGCGTGGACCTGCCCGTCACGACCCGGGGCGCGATCCGCCACGACACGCTCGCCGGCTCCCTCAACGGCGGCAGCGTTCCGCTGCGGGTGCGCAGCGCCGACGGCGACATCACGCTCGCGCTGTCGCCGTAG
- a CDS encoding M28 family peptidase — protein sequence MITCRDFRALPVAVLFAAAFTALAAGTAPAATPAQPIPAAVTAAAGEIAGGRLHADVAFLADDLLEGRGTATRGYDLAAAYVAARMAALGLEPAGDSLFHQRVPLRRAVLDEERTTLSLVRGEAEQPLALGRDALVQPDFLREVWSTDAPIVFAGFGVSAPELGHDDFAELDVRGKVVVEFRGAPPRFPHDERAYYSHSLVKEQAAVSRGAVGILQVLKPADQVRQPWDRTRRQSRLPRYRWVDEGGAPANVQALLELSARLSPDGVAAVFAGAPKSFGDAATAADSGQAGGFDLEPRVRARVVTRQSAAASANVLGLLRGSDPRLANEAIVVSAHLDHLGIGQPVDGDSIYNGAYDNASGTAMMLEVARAFTRLRIRPRRSILFVALTGEENGLQGSDFLARRSAPAGLDLVGDINLDMILMLNPLTRVVAIGAEHSSLGPVLERAARLAGLAVVPDPSPEEVVFVRSDQFSFVKQGVPAIFPVSGDDGTPEAAEAVRKWREERYHAPGDDLAQPFDWEGGARFTRMAFLAAWLAADAPQAPRWIEGDFFGRRFGARR from the coding sequence GTGATCACGTGCCGAGACTTCCGCGCGCTCCCCGTGGCCGTCCTGTTCGCCGCGGCGTTCACCGCGCTTGCGGCGGGAACCGCACCGGCGGCGACGCCGGCACAGCCGATTCCCGCCGCCGTCACCGCGGCGGCCGGCGAGATCGCGGGCGGCCGCCTGCACGCCGACGTGGCGTTCCTCGCCGACGACCTGCTCGAGGGCCGCGGCACGGCGACGCGCGGCTACGACCTCGCCGCGGCCTACGTCGCCGCGCGCATGGCCGCGCTCGGCCTCGAACCCGCGGGCGACTCGTTGTTCCACCAGCGCGTGCCGCTGCGCCGCGCGGTGCTCGACGAGGAGCGCACGACGCTGTCGCTCGTCCGCGGCGAGGCCGAGCAGCCGCTTGCGCTCGGGCGCGACGCCCTGGTCCAGCCCGACTTCCTGCGCGAGGTCTGGTCCACCGACGCGCCGATCGTGTTCGCGGGATTCGGCGTTTCGGCGCCCGAACTGGGGCACGACGACTTCGCCGAGCTCGACGTGCGCGGCAAGGTCGTGGTCGAGTTCCGCGGCGCGCCGCCCCGCTTTCCGCACGACGAGCGCGCCTACTACTCGCACAGCCTCGTCAAGGAGCAGGCCGCGGTCTCGCGCGGCGCGGTGGGAATCCTGCAGGTGCTCAAGCCCGCCGACCAGGTCCGCCAGCCGTGGGACCGCACGCGCCGGCAGTCGCGTCTGCCGAGGTACCGATGGGTGGACGAAGGCGGCGCACCCGCGAACGTGCAGGCGCTTCTCGAGCTGAGCGCGCGCCTCTCACCCGACGGCGTCGCGGCCGTCTTCGCGGGCGCGCCGAAATCGTTCGGCGACGCGGCGACCGCCGCCGATTCGGGTCAGGCGGGCGGGTTCGATCTCGAGCCGCGCGTGCGGGCCCGGGTGGTGACCCGCCAGTCGGCCGCGGCGAGCGCGAACGTGCTCGGCCTGCTGCGCGGTTCCGACCCGCGCCTCGCGAACGAGGCGATCGTCGTCAGCGCCCACCTCGACCACCTCGGCATCGGCCAGCCGGTGGACGGGGACTCGATCTACAACGGCGCCTACGACAACGCCTCGGGCACGGCGATGATGCTCGAGGTCGCGCGCGCGTTCACGCGCCTGCGCATCCGCCCGCGTCGCTCGATCCTGTTCGTGGCGCTGACCGGCGAGGAGAACGGACTGCAGGGCTCCGACTTCCTCGCCCGCAGGTCCGCCCCCGCGGGCCTGGACCTGGTCGGCGACATCAACCTCGACATGATCCTGATGCTGAACCCGCTGACGCGCGTCGTCGCCATCGGGGCCGAGCACTCGAGCCTCGGGCCGGTGCTCGAGCGGGCCGCCAGACTGGCCGGCCTCGCGGTCGTGCCCGATCCCTCGCCCGAGGAGGTCGTGTTCGTGCGCAGCGACCAGTTCTCGTTCGTGAAGCAGGGCGTGCCCGCGATCTTCCCCGTCTCGGGCGACGACGGCACCCCCGAAGCGGCCGAAGCCGTGCGCAAGTGGAGGGAGGAGCGCTACCACGCTCCGGGCGACGACCTGGCGCAGCCGTTCGACTGGGAGGGCGGCGCGCGATTCACGCGCATGGCCTTCCTCGCCGCCTGGCTGGCGGCCGACGCCCCGCAGGCCCCGCGCTGGATCGAGGGCGACTTCTTCGGGCGCCGCTTCGGCGCGCGGCGCTGA
- a CDS encoding response regulator produces the protein MPTETRRHILWADDEIDLLKPHIRFLEQKGYEVTAVPSGHDALTALAREHFDVLLIDEMMPGLGGLETLAELKSREAALPVILITKSEEETLMEEAIGRRITDYLIKPVNPSQVFLACKRVFDAQKLQDSQRAREYVGEMQRWQSLDLRRLDWEGWSNLAVEVSKWDVSLDGAPEAGLQQAHGDFRRGLNAEFSKFIEERYPGWVQAASKGGTENRPTLSTDVVRRAVVPHLKAGRRVIFIIVDCMRLDQWFTLEPLLEDWFEVQREYYCSILPTATPYSRNAIFSGLLPADMQRRHPDLWQETAGDERARNRFERQLLDFQLERLGATPATPPKYLKIYDVDEAHATRRQINSFGGVPLVSMVFNFLDILAHGRSESDILQELAPDEAAFRAVMKAWFTHSPLYEIFQALATQDCTVVVTTDHGAVLGRRSALVYGNREASTNLRYKFGVNLNTDAKNAIIVRKPAEYLLPDDAVSKNYVLAREDYYFVYPTKFHEYERQYHGSFQHGGVSIEEMILPLVTLRPKAPRTGT, from the coding sequence ATGCCGACCGAAACCCGCCGACATATCCTCTGGGCCGACGACGAAATCGACCTGCTCAAGCCGCACATCCGGTTCCTCGAGCAGAAGGGCTACGAAGTCACCGCCGTGCCCAGCGGCCACGACGCGCTCACCGCGCTCGCCCGGGAGCACTTCGACGTCCTGCTCATTGACGAGATGATGCCGGGCCTGGGCGGCCTCGAGACGCTGGCCGAACTCAAGTCCCGCGAGGCGGCGCTGCCGGTCATCCTCATCACCAAGAGCGAGGAGGAAACGCTCATGGAGGAGGCGATCGGCAGGCGCATCACCGACTACCTGATCAAGCCGGTCAATCCGTCGCAGGTGTTCCTCGCCTGCAAGCGGGTGTTCGACGCGCAGAAGCTGCAGGACTCGCAGCGCGCCCGCGAGTACGTGGGCGAGATGCAGCGCTGGCAGTCGCTCGACCTGCGCCGGCTCGACTGGGAGGGCTGGTCGAACCTCGCCGTCGAGGTCTCGAAGTGGGACGTCTCGCTCGACGGGGCGCCCGAGGCCGGACTGCAGCAGGCGCACGGGGACTTCCGGCGCGGGCTCAACGCCGAGTTCTCGAAATTCATCGAGGAGCGCTACCCGGGCTGGGTCCAGGCGGCGTCGAAGGGCGGGACGGAGAACCGGCCGACGCTCTCGACCGACGTCGTGCGCCGCGCGGTGGTGCCGCACCTCAAGGCCGGGCGGCGGGTGATCTTCATCATCGTGGACTGCATGCGCCTGGACCAGTGGTTCACGCTCGAGCCGCTGCTCGAGGACTGGTTCGAGGTCCAGCGCGAGTACTACTGCTCGATCCTGCCGACCGCGACGCCCTACTCGCGCAACGCCATCTTTTCGGGCCTGCTGCCCGCCGACATGCAGCGCCGCCACCCGGACCTCTGGCAGGAGACGGCCGGCGACGAGCGCGCGCGGAACCGCTTCGAACGCCAGCTGCTCGACTTCCAGCTCGAGCGGCTCGGCGCGACGCCCGCGACGCCGCCCAAGTACCTCAAGATCTACGACGTGGACGAGGCGCACGCGACGCGGCGCCAGATCAACTCGTTCGGCGGCGTGCCGCTGGTCTCGATGGTGTTCAACTTCCTCGACATCCTCGCGCACGGCCGCAGCGAGAGCGACATCCTGCAGGAGCTGGCGCCCGACGAGGCGGCGTTCCGCGCGGTGATGAAGGCGTGGTTCACGCACTCGCCCCTGTACGAGATCTTCCAGGCGCTGGCGACGCAGGACTGCACCGTGGTGGTGACCACCGATCACGGCGCGGTGCTCGGGCGGCGGTCGGCGCTCGTGTACGGCAACCGCGAGGCCAGCACGAACCTGCGTTACAAGTTCGGGGTCAACCTCAACACGGACGCCAAGAACGCGATCATCGTGCGCAAGCCGGCCGAGTACCTGCTGCCCGACGACGCGGTGAGCAAGAACTACGTGCTCGCGCGCGAGGACTACTACTTCGTCTATCCGACGAAGTTCCACGAGTACGAGCGCCAGTACCACGGCTCGTTCCAGCACGGCGGCGTGTCCATCGAGGAGATGATCCTGCCGCTGGTGACGCTGCGGCCGAAGGCCCCGCGAACCGGAACGTGA
- the tsaE gene encoding tRNA (adenosine(37)-N6)-threonylcarbamoyltransferase complex ATPase subunit type 1 TsaE — MRRTASVGETERLGAAFAPALRAGDVLALNGELGAGKTRFVAGLARGLDPKARVRSPSFTLVNEYAGTPRLYHLDLYRLVTGEVDGLGLDEYAEQGALVVEWGERLPAHWLADALALRFTPGEGDLREIEASLPAAGSVRGRELLAAWRALPERA; from the coding sequence GTGCGGCGGACCGCGTCGGTCGGGGAGACCGAACGCCTCGGCGCGGCGTTCGCTCCGGCGTTGCGCGCCGGCGACGTGCTCGCGCTGAACGGCGAGCTGGGCGCCGGCAAGACGCGGTTCGTGGCCGGTCTGGCGCGCGGCCTCGACCCGAAGGCGCGCGTGCGCAGCCCGTCGTTCACGCTCGTCAACGAGTACGCCGGCACGCCGCGCCTGTATCATCTCGACCTCTACCGGCTCGTCACCGGCGAGGTGGACGGGCTCGGACTCGACGAATACGCCGAGCAGGGCGCGCTGGTGGTCGAGTGGGGCGAGCGCCTGCCGGCCCACTGGCTGGCGGACGCGCTGGCGCTGCGCTTCACGCCGGGGGAGGGAGACCTGCGGGAGATCGAGGCCTCCCTGCCCGCGGCCGGTTCCGTGCGCGGCCGCGAACTGCTCGCCGCCTGGCGGGCGCTGCCGGAGCGCGCGTGA
- the tsaB gene encoding tRNA (adenosine(37)-N6)-threonylcarbamoyltransferase complex dimerization subunit type 1 TsaB, translating to MTGLAIEAATEHVEVAVVSPDGVLAHLVENVGHGHTRRLTPLVMQALAEARTAPDSLAWVGADLGPGSFTGVRVGLATARAFAFASGARLSGASSLAALAHASPARRALVVPLVNAGRRDVYAGFYRVDARGATSQLAAPRVLPAEALREAVAEALALLPGHTVRFIGPGAGRERERLERWHPTSTALEFRHDGLSALDLAAAVRLPDGPGGGLPAAGREAEPVYVRSAQAEERVRRAVSGAVPITLRDLREDDLPAVVAIEQRVFGDPWPESLFRELLTTPERSSAAGRYFSRARVAEREGAIAGYAVSTVGEPAASLENLATAPGQRRNGVARALLADLFEHGATHGVRTVTLEVRASNAAAQALYRAYGFRLAGLRRGYYTHPLEDALLMTAPLDTALAIARGEG from the coding sequence GTGACCGGGCTCGCGATCGAGGCCGCCACCGAGCACGTCGAGGTCGCGGTCGTCTCGCCCGACGGCGTGCTCGCGCACCTCGTCGAGAACGTCGGTCACGGCCACACGCGCCGCCTCACGCCGCTCGTCATGCAGGCGCTGGCCGAAGCGCGGACGGCGCCGGATTCGCTCGCCTGGGTCGGGGCCGACCTCGGGCCGGGCTCGTTCACCGGCGTGCGCGTCGGGCTGGCGACGGCCCGGGCCTTCGCGTTCGCCTCCGGCGCGCGGTTGTCCGGCGCCTCGAGCCTCGCAGCCCTCGCGCACGCTTCGCCGGCGCGCCGCGCACTCGTCGTGCCGCTTGTCAACGCCGGCCGGCGCGATGTCTACGCGGGCTTCTACCGAGTGGACGCGCGCGGCGCCACCTCGCAGCTCGCCGCGCCGCGCGTGCTGCCCGCCGAGGCCCTGCGCGAGGCGGTCGCCGAGGCGCTGGCGCTGCTTCCCGGGCACACGGTGCGCTTCATCGGACCCGGCGCGGGGCGCGAACGCGAGCGGCTCGAGCGGTGGCATCCGACCTCGACGGCGCTGGAGTTCCGTCACGACGGGCTCTCGGCCCTCGATCTCGCGGCCGCTGTTCGCCTCCCGGACGGCCCCGGCGGAGGCCTGCCCGCGGCCGGGCGCGAGGCGGAGCCGGTGTACGTGCGCTCGGCCCAGGCCGAGGAGCGGGTTCGCCGGGCGGTCTCGGGAGCGGTTCCGATCACGCTGCGGGACCTGCGGGAGGACGATCTGCCGGCGGTCGTCGCGATCGAGCAGCGCGTCTTCGGCGACCCGTGGCCGGAATCGCTGTTCCGCGAGCTGCTGACCACTCCCGAGCGGAGCAGTGCGGCGGGCCGCTACTTCTCGCGGGCGCGCGTCGCCGAGCGCGAGGGCGCCATCGCCGGCTACGCGGTCAGCACCGTCGGCGAGCCCGCCGCGAGTCTCGAGAACCTCGCGACCGCGCCGGGCCAGCGGCGCAACGGCGTCGCGCGCGCGCTGCTCGCCGACCTGTTCGAGCACGGCGCGACGCACGGCGTGCGCACGGTGACGCTCGAGGTGCGGGCGTCCAACGCCGCCGCCCAGGCCCTCTACCGCGCCTACGGCTTCCGGCTGGCCGGCCTGCGGCGCGGCTACTACACCCACCCGCTCGAGGACGCGCTGCTCATGACCGCGCCGCTCGACACGGCGCTGGCGATCGCGCGCGGCGAAGGCTGA
- a CDS encoding molybdopterin-dependent oxidoreductase yields MDTPERPREDEAAPAAAGPREPAAPAATPPPGDEAREPDAPAAKPAAAAPAPVRRSPFAEPPETVESVPRRALDARSRRDFLLFALGALAAGLGSWWLLPDRTRSRLLPQAGHDVLDTFAARVGLTRERREAALNHALTFDDDVAEALYSRDRRVRTYERSVPGALRNNYNGRTPGPEYLASWRLRLSGLADGTTRELTAGEILARLPFREQRTRLVCVEGWSCVAWWGGVRFADLLAAYPPAPGARWASMRSAVNLDYRGNPDPYYVSLDLETARHTQTLLATHLDGRPLTVAHGAPLRLVAPMKLGLKNIKALTGLEYTAAEPRDYWAERGYSKYDGL; encoded by the coding sequence ATGGACACGCCTGAGCGCCCGCGCGAGGACGAGGCGGCGCCCGCGGCGGCCGGACCGCGCGAACCCGCGGCGCCGGCCGCGACGCCGCCGCCCGGGGACGAGGCTCGCGAGCCCGACGCGCCGGCGGCGAAACCGGCCGCCGCCGCGCCTGCGCCCGTGCGGCGTTCGCCGTTCGCCGAGCCGCCGGAGACGGTCGAGTCCGTCCCCCGCAGGGCACTCGACGCGCGCTCGCGGCGCGACTTCCTGCTGTTCGCGCTCGGCGCGCTCGCGGCCGGTCTCGGCTCCTGGTGGCTGCTGCCCGATCGGACGCGTTCGCGGCTGCTGCCGCAGGCCGGGCACGACGTGCTCGACACGTTCGCCGCGCGCGTCGGACTCACCCGGGAGCGCCGCGAGGCGGCGCTGAACCACGCGCTCACCTTCGACGACGACGTCGCCGAGGCGCTCTATTCGCGCGACCGCCGCGTCCGCACGTACGAGCGTTCGGTGCCGGGAGCGCTGCGCAACAACTACAACGGCCGCACGCCCGGGCCGGAGTACCTCGCCTCGTGGCGGCTGCGCCTCTCGGGGCTCGCGGACGGCACGACGCGCGAGCTCACCGCCGGCGAGATCCTCGCGCGGCTCCCGTTTCGCGAGCAGCGCACGCGGCTTGTCTGCGTCGAGGGCTGGAGCTGCGTCGCCTGGTGGGGTGGCGTGCGCTTCGCCGACCTGCTCGCCGCCTATCCGCCCGCACCGGGCGCGCGCTGGGCTTCGATGCGCTCGGCCGTGAACCTCGACTATCGCGGCAATCCCGATCCCTACTACGTCTCCCTGGATCTCGAGACCGCACGCCACACGCAGACGCTGCTCGCCACCCACCTGGATGGCCGGCCGCTCACGGTCGCGCACGGCGCCCCGCTGCGGCTCGTCGCCCCGATGAAGCTGGGCCTCAAGAACATCAAGGCCCTCACCGGGCTCGAGTACACGGCCGCGGAGCCCCGCGACTACTGGGCCGAGCGCGGCTACTCGAAGTACGACGGTCTCTAG